A single Endozoicomonas sp. NE40 DNA region contains:
- the metX gene encoding homoserine O-succinyltransferase MetX, whose protein sequence is MPEVIPAHSVGLVTPQTLHFDEPLELSCGRSLPGFDLVIETYGTLNADHSNAVLICHALSGHHHAAGYHSMDDRKPGWWDNCIGPGKPIDTDRFFVVSLNNLGGCHGSTGPVSINPDTDKPYGPDFPIVTVEDWVQSQARLSDRLGIEQWAAIVGGSLGGMQALQWSVAYPDRLRHAVVIASAPKLSAQNIAFNEVARQAIMSDEQFREGRYLEHETIPRSGLGLARMVGHITYLSDDAMGAKFGRELKNDVFSFDYDVQFQIESYLRYQGENFSGHFDANTYLLMTRALDYFDPASQHNDNLAKALSAANAQFMLVSFTTDWRFSPERSREIVDALLDAGKEVSYLEIDAPQGHDAFLMDIPRYMQAISAYMNRVAVDCGAVSSGAVNTDTVNTGAINSGASVKASQSREELA, encoded by the coding sequence ATGCCAGAAGTCATACCTGCCCATTCGGTAGGGCTGGTTACACCTCAGACCCTCCATTTTGATGAACCTCTCGAACTGAGTTGTGGTCGTAGTTTGCCCGGTTTTGATCTGGTGATCGAAACTTATGGAACCCTTAATGCCGATCACAGCAATGCTGTGCTGATCTGTCATGCCCTGAGTGGACATCACCATGCTGCCGGTTACCATTCCATGGACGATCGTAAGCCCGGGTGGTGGGATAACTGCATTGGTCCCGGCAAGCCCATTGATACTGACCGTTTTTTTGTGGTCAGCCTGAATAACCTTGGTGGCTGTCATGGCAGTACAGGACCGGTCAGTATCAACCCGGATACCGACAAACCCTATGGTCCGGACTTCCCGATCGTCACGGTAGAAGACTGGGTACAGAGCCAGGCTCGTTTATCTGATCGCCTTGGTATTGAACAATGGGCTGCTATTGTGGGCGGCAGCCTCGGAGGTATGCAGGCTCTGCAATGGTCTGTCGCTTATCCGGATCGTTTGCGACATGCAGTTGTGATTGCTTCTGCGCCCAAGTTGTCAGCACAGAATATCGCCTTTAACGAGGTGGCACGTCAGGCGATTATGTCCGATGAACAGTTCCGTGAAGGTCGTTATCTGGAACATGAAACCATTCCGCGCAGCGGGCTTGGGCTGGCTCGAATGGTGGGTCACATCACCTATCTTTCAGATGATGCCATGGGCGCTAAATTTGGTCGGGAACTCAAGAACGATGTGTTCAGTTTTGATTATGACGTTCAGTTTCAGATTGAGAGCTATCTGCGTTATCAGGGTGAAAATTTCTCCGGCCACTTCGATGCCAATACTTACCTGTTGATGACCCGGGCGCTGGATTACTTCGACCCTGCCAGCCAGCATAACGATAACCTTGCCAAAGCCCTGTCAGCGGCCAACGCTCAATTTATGCTGGTGTCGTTTACAACCGACTGGCGTTTTTCTCCTGAGCGTTCCAGGGAAATTGTGGATGCGTTGCTGGATGCCGGGAAAGAGGTCTCCTATCTCGAAATTGATGCGCCCCAGGGGCATGATGCCTTCCTGATGGATATACCCCGCTATATGCAGGCGATTTCGGCGTATATGAACCGTGTTGCGGTTGATTGTGGTGCGGTGAGTAGTGGTGCGGTCAATACTGATACGGTCAATACTGGCGCGATCAATAGTGGTGCTTCGGTTAAAGCGAGTCAGAGCAGGGAGGAGCTGGCATGA
- the metW gene encoding methionine biosynthesis protein MetW — MSRRNDFDIIRQWIKPQSRVLDLACGNGELLKSLKQEKQVKGYGLEINPQNIERCIVNGINVLEQDIDQGLGNFRDGSFDTVIMTQALQVLRHPHLVLDEMLRVGRECIVTFPNFGHWRCRWYLSTQGKMPVSRFMPYTWYDTPNIHFCTFRDFEELCRQKQLTVIERLVVDNAHKGDWKTKWFPNLMGEIAIYHLTR, encoded by the coding sequence ATGAGCAGACGTAATGATTTCGATATAATACGACAGTGGATAAAACCGCAGAGTCGGGTTCTGGATCTTGCCTGTGGCAATGGCGAACTGTTGAAATCTCTGAAGCAGGAAAAGCAGGTAAAAGGCTACGGTCTGGAGATCAACCCCCAGAATATTGAACGCTGTATTGTTAATGGCATCAATGTCCTTGAGCAGGATATTGACCAGGGGCTGGGGAATTTCCGTGATGGCAGTTTCGATACCGTCATCATGACTCAGGCATTGCAGGTTCTTCGCCACCCTCACCTCGTTCTGGATGAAATGCTCAGGGTGGGCAGGGAGTGCATTGTGACCTTTCCAAACTTTGGGCATTGGCGCTGTCGCTGGTACTTATCCACACAAGGTAAAATGCCGGTATCCAGATTTATGCCCTATACCTGGTATGACACGCCAAATATTCACTTCTGTACGTTCAGGGATTTTGAAGAACTCTGTCGGCAGAAGCAATTAACTGTCATTGAGCGGCTGGTAGTGGATAATGCTCACAAAGGGGACTGGAAAACTAAATGGTTCCCAAACCTGATGGGCGAGATTGCGATTTATCATCTAACCAGGTGA
- a CDS encoding DUF4426 domain-containing protein, giving the protein MKIINTKKSFLVLLAGLLILGSAWAAPVPEARVLKNEPLRFGDYEVYFSAFNSTFITPEIARVYQLERGPKHGLVNIAIRNVKDSEVGKAVTAQLEGQQKNLLQQSVSLQFKEVKEGSAVYYLASFRFSNEELLEFSIDVKPEGSDTSYLVKFRQTFYQDGK; this is encoded by the coding sequence ATGAAAATAATAAACACCAAAAAATCGTTTTTAGTACTTCTGGCCGGTTTGCTGATACTTGGCAGCGCATGGGCTGCCCCTGTTCCTGAGGCGAGGGTGTTGAAAAATGAGCCCCTGCGCTTCGGTGATTACGAGGTGTATTTTTCCGCATTCAACAGTACGTTCATAACACCGGAAATTGCCAGAGTTTACCAACTGGAGCGGGGCCCGAAACACGGTCTTGTGAATATTGCGATTCGCAATGTTAAAGACAGTGAGGTCGGCAAAGCAGTGACTGCACAGTTGGAAGGTCAGCAGAAAAACCTTCTGCAACAGTCAGTGTCCCTGCAGTTTAAGGAAGTAAAGGAAGGCTCTGCAGTCTATTATCTGGCAAGTTTCCGGTTCAGTAATGAAGAGCTGCTGGAATTCAGCATCGACGTAAAGCCTGAAGGTTCGGACACCAGCTATCTGGTTAAATTCAGGCAGACTTTTTATCAGGACGGTAAATAA
- a CDS encoding XTP/dITP diphosphatase, which produces MVSGEHRQVVLASGNQGKLREFQHLLANLNIDMLPQSQFNVDSVEETGLTFVENAILKARHAAKISGLPAIADDSGIEVDALNGQPGIYSARYAGEDASDTENNAKLLKNLEGLQETQRTARFHCVLVYLRHADDPTPLVCHGAWEGRILEAPSGDHGFGYDPLFYVPSEGCSAADLPKEVKNSISHRAVAMAKLAEQLQA; this is translated from the coding sequence ATCGTGAGTGGTGAACATCGCCAGGTTGTTCTGGCCAGTGGTAATCAGGGTAAACTGCGGGAATTCCAGCATCTGCTGGCTAACCTGAACATCGACATGCTGCCACAAAGTCAGTTCAATGTGGATTCTGTGGAAGAGACGGGACTGACCTTTGTGGAGAATGCGATCCTCAAAGCCCGCCATGCCGCTAAAATTTCCGGGCTGCCAGCCATTGCCGATGACTCTGGCATTGAAGTGGACGCACTCAACGGTCAGCCAGGCATTTACTCTGCCCGCTATGCCGGTGAAGACGCTTCTGACACTGAGAACAACGCCAAACTGCTGAAGAACCTTGAAGGCTTGCAGGAGACACAGCGAACCGCCCGTTTCCATTGTGTACTGGTTTACCTGCGCCATGCGGATGATCCGACACCTCTGGTGTGTCACGGTGCCTGGGAAGGACGAATTCTTGAAGCCCCCAGCGGTGACCATGGGTTTGGTTACGACCCGTTGTTTTATGTGCCGTCTGAAGGCTGTTCCGCAGCGGATCTGCCAAAGGAAGTGAAGAATAGTATCAGCCATCGTGCCGTTGCCATGGCAAAACTGGCAGAGCAACTTCAGGCGTAA
- the hemW gene encoding radical SAM family heme chaperone HemW, which produces MLQLPPLSLYVHIPWCVKKCPYCDFNSHALKGGLPEQTYVDALLQDFDQELEAIQDRPLQSIFFGGGTPSLMSAEGFDRLLQGLQQRIAFADDIEITMEANPGTYEHDRFRRYRDVGINRLSLGVQSFQDEKLKALGRIHCAAEAREAIASLQAIGFDNFNIDLMHGLPGQTTEDALFDLKTAIDLKPTHLSWYQLTIEPNTIFYSKTPVLPEDDELWSIQEKGWELLDQAGFEQYEISAYSQAGRQARHNLNYWQFGDYIGIGAGAHGKLTDRDAGRIYRNWKTRMPADYLNVEKPFEAGRRVLEADELPIEFMMNALRLNAGVHEQLFAEHTGMNLNVLAEQRGFAIKQGLLENSDRLQPTRQGRLFLNNLLEMFA; this is translated from the coding sequence ATGTTGCAACTGCCCCCCCTGAGTCTTTATGTACACATCCCCTGGTGTGTCAAAAAATGCCCTTACTGCGATTTCAATTCCCACGCCCTGAAAGGCGGGCTGCCTGAACAGACTTATGTGGATGCCCTGCTGCAAGACTTTGATCAGGAGCTGGAAGCCATTCAGGATCGGCCTCTGCAAAGTATCTTCTTTGGTGGAGGAACGCCCAGCCTGATGTCGGCGGAGGGTTTTGACCGGTTGTTGCAGGGCTTGCAGCAACGGATAGCCTTCGCTGACGATATTGAAATAACGATGGAAGCCAATCCGGGTACCTATGAGCACGATCGCTTCAGGCGTTACCGGGATGTGGGCATCAACCGTCTGTCTCTGGGGGTGCAGAGTTTTCAGGATGAAAAGCTGAAAGCCCTGGGGCGAATACACTGCGCTGCAGAGGCGCGGGAAGCCATTGCCTCTTTGCAGGCCATTGGCTTTGATAACTTCAATATCGACCTGATGCATGGCCTGCCGGGGCAAACCACAGAGGATGCGCTGTTCGACCTGAAAACGGCGATCGACCTGAAGCCGACTCATCTGTCGTGGTACCAGCTGACCATTGAACCGAACACGATTTTCTATTCAAAGACGCCGGTATTGCCGGAAGATGATGAACTCTGGTCTATTCAGGAAAAAGGCTGGGAACTGTTGGATCAGGCCGGTTTTGAGCAGTATGAAATTTCGGCATACAGTCAGGCTGGACGACAGGCGCGCCATAACCTGAACTACTGGCAGTTTGGCGATTACATCGGTATTGGTGCAGGTGCTCACGGCAAGCTGACCGACCGTGACGCCGGCAGGATTTATCGCAACTGGAAAACCCGTATGCCCGCCGACTACCTGAACGTTGAAAAGCCTTTTGAGGCCGGTCGCAGGGTGCTGGAAGCGGATGAGCTGCCGATTGAATTTATGATGAATGCCCTGAGGCTGAATGCTGGTGTTCATGAGCAACTGTTTGCAGAACACACAGGTATGAACCTGAACGTACTGGCAGAACAACGAGGCTTTGCCATTAAACAGGGATTGCTGGAAAATAGCGACAGGCTGCAACCTACACGACAGGGGCGGCTGTTTTTGAATAATCTGTTAGAAATGTTTGCCTGA
- a CDS encoding DUF3392 family protein, which translates to MDGIAQIIITVSQFCRNNLTLIAIALTAVAVVFGGRTLSALCSNWTSRMHGVLRVPVRAAFNLALFGAVFSFVPYWLASLLAYFNNYTLAPVLLVLFILVGLASDRYAR; encoded by the coding sequence ATGGACGGGATTGCACAAATTATTATAACTGTGTCGCAGTTTTGCCGTAACAACCTGACTCTGATCGCCATTGCGTTAACGGCAGTGGCCGTCGTGTTTGGTGGCAGGACATTGTCAGCCTTATGCAGTAACTGGACTTCACGGATGCACGGTGTGTTGAGGGTACCGGTTCGGGCGGCGTTCAATCTTGCCCTGTTTGGCGCGGTTTTTTCTTTTGTGCCTTACTGGCTGGCGAGCCTGCTGGCATATTTCAACAACTATACGCTGGCGCCGGTATTGCTGGTCCTGTTCATTCTGGTGGGGCTGGCCTCAGATCGGTACGCCCGCTGA
- a CDS encoding YopT-type cysteine protease domain-containing protein translates to MTMYDLVRQFKGVTVWTFSQSRGEMSLISGHTGVCGALSASWINYHAHNDCLANHLQPDENGALDALTLQSVLHLQHSFVNSGNEFSAVETWLEMHGMVSLKMNIKSSVDKDTEFHIITSLGKNFNCYAYVIFCRSRRGANHAVAIWIGGSNYINGDICFFDPNYGEAWFVITFALSNRAL, encoded by the coding sequence ATGACGATGTATGATCTGGTCAGGCAATTCAAGGGCGTTACAGTTTGGACATTCTCTCAGAGCAGAGGAGAGATGTCCCTGATATCAGGACATACTGGCGTATGTGGAGCTCTAAGTGCCAGCTGGATAAATTATCATGCCCATAACGACTGTCTGGCTAACCATTTACAGCCAGATGAGAATGGAGCACTGGATGCTCTTACACTACAGAGTGTGCTGCATTTGCAACACTCCTTTGTGAATTCGGGAAACGAATTTTCTGCCGTTGAGACATGGCTGGAAATGCATGGCATGGTCTCCTTAAAGATGAACATCAAATCTTCTGTTGATAAGGACACTGAATTCCATATTATCACCTCACTTGGGAAAAATTTTAACTGCTATGCCTATGTTATTTTTTGCAGGAGCAGGAGGGGGGCGAATCATGCTGTCGCTATCTGGATTGGAGGCTCCAATTATATCAATGGAGACATCTGTTTTTTTGATCCGAATTATGGTGAAGCCTGGTTCGTCATAACTTTTGCGCTGTCGAACAGAGCATTATAA
- a CDS encoding YopT-type cysteine protease domain-containing protein, with translation MDLYELVRQYNGVVSWKFSQSNIKAVRLGGAGICSALSASWINYHAHNDSLANHFRTGGVGRADILAIHNMVFLQDSFDSHKTQLTKAQTQQLTNAQDHQLAAVQEWFKMHGMIFLTIARGHSAHQDVEYSIITSLAKSYACYAYVVFGDIFDCHSVAIWLGGSNYINGDICFFEPNYGEFWFESKQDFFRFFPAAFCQLRNSDRKWNEGWIVMTYALSNRAF, from the coding sequence ATGGATTTGTATGAGTTGGTCAGACAATACAATGGCGTTGTTAGTTGGAAGTTCTCCCAAAGCAACATAAAAGCAGTAAGGCTTGGGGGGGCTGGCATATGCTCTGCCCTGAGTGCCAGCTGGATAAATTATCACGCTCACAACGACAGCCTTGCTAATCATTTCAGGACAGGGGGGGTCGGTCGCGCGGATATTCTTGCAATACATAACATGGTGTTTTTGCAGGACAGTTTCGATAGCCACAAGACTCAACTTACCAAAGCACAGACTCAGCAACTGACTAACGCACAGGATCATCAACTGGCTGCCGTACAGGAATGGTTTAAAATGCACGGCATGATATTCTTGACGATAGCCAGAGGGCATTCTGCCCATCAGGACGTTGAGTACAGTATTATCACCTCTCTTGCAAAAAGTTATGCCTGCTACGCCTATGTTGTTTTTGGCGATATATTTGATTGCCATTCTGTTGCAATCTGGCTTGGAGGCTCCAACTATATCAACGGAGATATCTGTTTTTTTGAACCGAATTACGGTGAGTTCTGGTTCGAAAGCAAACAGGATTTTTTCCGGTTTTTTCCCGCTGCTTTTTGTCAGCTCCGGAACTCAGACCGTAAGTGGAATGAAGGCTGGATCGTCATGACTTATGCCCTGTCGAACAGGGCATTTTAG
- a CDS encoding MATE family efflux transporter, with translation MSQTIDLQSGSIGKTLFRYAVPSTMAVWIFALYTMVDGMFVGRGVGADALAAVNLSMPYISIMFAISILVTIGSATIVGAKRGEGKHEDASRLFSSTIYALLIFGALVCTLSYIFIEEIAVLLGAKDELIPMVVEYLQTLLLFNTFYLVAYSMEVFVKVDGFPRLELMVICMAAVMNIVLDYILVIRLGMGLRGAAIATGCAQMTQATLLLLHFTGYLGKTGTLKFVRVMPKLRELFRFVKIGGPDCITEMSAGLILLLFNNMILAYLGTSELSAFSVIGYANNLMLLTMIGLTQGMQPIVTFLRGRQDYIRITEAINLTLRTALVICTAAYAGIFFFGHYLAALFLNDAELISLSHQFMKVFCLAFILMGANIVISGFFTALEQPRLAGTLSLMRGGVLSFILLMALPVMMGSEGIWVVAPVSEIATFMVGIILLKQKLNQWKSTAMVGQTAIA, from the coding sequence ATGTCTCAAACCATTGACCTGCAATCAGGCAGCATAGGAAAAACCCTCTTTCGATACGCGGTTCCATCCACGATGGCCGTATGGATTTTTGCACTCTACACCATGGTCGATGGCATGTTTGTAGGGCGGGGTGTCGGCGCTGATGCCCTGGCGGCTGTTAATCTGTCGATGCCGTATATCAGCATCATGTTCGCCATTTCCATTCTGGTCACCATTGGTTCAGCCACGATTGTGGGTGCCAAGCGCGGTGAAGGCAAACACGAAGACGCGAGTCGTCTGTTCTCCAGCACCATTTATGCATTGCTGATTTTCGGTGCTCTGGTTTGTACGCTCAGTTATATCTTTATTGAAGAGATTGCTGTTTTGCTGGGTGCAAAGGATGAGCTGATTCCCATGGTGGTGGAATACCTGCAAACCCTACTGCTATTCAATACTTTTTATCTTGTTGCCTATTCCATGGAAGTGTTCGTTAAGGTCGACGGTTTCCCCAGACTGGAACTCATGGTGATCTGCATGGCGGCAGTGATGAACATTGTTCTGGATTATATACTGGTGATCCGGCTGGGTATGGGTCTGCGTGGAGCAGCCATCGCCACAGGGTGCGCCCAGATGACACAGGCTACCCTGCTGTTGCTGCACTTCACTGGTTATCTCGGAAAAACCGGAACTCTGAAATTTGTCAGGGTCATGCCTAAACTCAGAGAGCTATTCCGCTTTGTGAAAATTGGCGGGCCGGACTGCATTACCGAAATGTCTGCAGGACTAATTCTGCTCCTGTTCAACAACATGATTCTGGCTTACCTGGGAACGTCTGAGCTTTCGGCATTCAGTGTCATTGGCTACGCCAACAACCTGATGCTTCTGACTATGATTGGCCTGACTCAGGGCATGCAACCTATCGTCACCTTTCTGCGTGGCAGACAGGATTATATTCGTATCACTGAAGCCATTAACCTGACTCTTCGAACAGCTCTGGTGATATGTACGGCAGCTTACGCAGGTATTTTCTTCTTTGGTCACTATCTGGCAGCACTGTTCCTGAATGATGCGGAACTGATCAGCCTGTCGCACCAGTTTATGAAGGTCTTCTGCCTGGCGTTTATCCTGATGGGTGCCAACATTGTGATTTCCGGCTTCTTTACGGCACTGGAACAGCCACGCCTTGCCGGAACGCTGTCGTTAATGAGAGGGGGGGTACTGAGCTTTATATTGCTGATGGCTCTACCAGTAATGATGGGTTCTGAGGGTATCTGGGTCGTTGCCCCCGTCAGCGAGATAGCAACCTTTATGGTGGGTATTATTCTGCTAAAGCAAAAGCTGAATCAATGGAAAAGCACTGCGATGGTTGGACAAACTGCTATTGCGTAA
- a CDS encoding MerR family transcriptional regulator, producing MKLYRIGEISQLYGISVDTLRHYEKLGILMPEQVSDSGYRYYSNRQIWQLNIIRTLRQLGIGLMDIRDYLSHRTLEKSQALVEFQLDTIDQKLRELSRLKQELEDRHYYFQESQQVKVSEIKLKTLPARKVWIEMCEAQTIWEIDRLHKEIELNTEDSRLSYFAWGRAGAFISEGDFHKGNHAHYSGSFIIDKLADKEIPAGDYLCMHFQGEYSRQNIDEQYFRIKDYMQFHSLTLAGPVVEIYKLDIHETDDEREYLTEIQIPVSL from the coding sequence ATGAAGTTATATCGAATCGGAGAAATCAGTCAGCTGTACGGCATCAGTGTCGATACCCTGCGCCATTACGAAAAGCTGGGCATTCTTATGCCTGAGCAGGTGAGCGACAGTGGTTATCGTTATTACTCCAACCGGCAGATCTGGCAGCTGAATATCATCCGTACCCTGCGGCAGCTCGGCATTGGGCTGATGGACATTCGCGACTACCTGAGCCATCGGACTCTGGAGAAAAGTCAGGCACTGGTGGAATTTCAGCTGGATACCATTGACCAGAAACTGCGGGAACTGAGCCGTTTGAAGCAGGAGCTGGAAGACCGGCACTATTACTTTCAGGAGTCGCAACAGGTGAAGGTTAGTGAGATAAAGCTCAAAACACTGCCTGCACGAAAAGTCTGGATTGAGATGTGTGAAGCTCAAACGATCTGGGAGATCGATCGTCTGCACAAAGAGATAGAGCTGAATACCGAAGACTCAAGACTGAGCTATTTTGCCTGGGGACGTGCCGGTGCTTTTATCAGTGAAGGCGATTTTCACAAGGGCAATCATGCTCACTACAGCGGCTCATTTATTATCGACAAACTGGCTGATAAAGAGATTCCAGCAGGTGACTACCTGTGTATGCATTTTCAGGGTGAATACAGTCGGCAGAATATTGATGAACAGTATTTTCGAATAAAAGATTACATGCAGTTCCATTCACTGACGCTGGCTGGTCCTGTAGTGGAAATCTACAAATTAGATATCCACGAAACTGATGATGAACGGGAATATCTGACCGAGATACAAATCCCTGTCAGTCTCTGA
- a CDS encoding GntP family permease, protein MFVLIFLTIRWRTPAFIALLLACYVAGFGFGMAPGSILLLVTTGFGDTLGAIGLTIALGAFLGVVLEHCGATTIIANGIILLFKDRFPGLVLAVTGYIVSIPIYCESGFIILDSVRKQLARSHKVSPVFLSTVLGCSLYASHTLVPPTPGPLAAITNLNLNDHISRVMPLSLLFSMVAVFAGYAWSMRFCNTPVSMAVNEKESSVAASPSFSYPFFLAILPIVIPIVLITLGGIAAGFPELSWLTFTGHPVNALLAGLICCWPLQRAAGLQPDWNLAVKKALETGGRILLVVGSGGAFGYVLRHGGMSEFISGLPDLGHLGLLLPFLMAALIKTAEGSATVAMITSSAMVMPLLTTLGLESNEGRILAFLACGAGAMTVAHVNDSFLWVISEFTGMDTATALKSVTVATFFQGISVLIALEFFALWIL, encoded by the coding sequence ATGTTCGTCCTTATATTTCTAACGATTCGTTGGCGAACACCAGCTTTCATAGCACTTCTTCTGGCATGTTATGTGGCTGGTTTTGGATTTGGAATGGCACCTGGCTCTATTCTGTTGCTCGTAACAACAGGCTTTGGAGATACTTTGGGTGCAATAGGGCTGACTATTGCCCTGGGAGCCTTTCTTGGTGTTGTTCTGGAGCATTGCGGTGCAACCACCATCATTGCTAATGGAATCATCTTACTATTTAAAGATCGTTTTCCCGGTCTGGTTCTGGCTGTTACCGGGTATATTGTCTCAATACCTATATACTGTGAATCAGGATTTATTATCCTGGACTCTGTAAGAAAACAGCTGGCTCGTTCCCACAAAGTTTCTCCTGTCTTTCTGAGTACCGTACTGGGCTGTTCGTTATATGCGTCCCACACTCTGGTGCCTCCTACTCCGGGGCCTCTGGCAGCCATTACGAACCTGAATCTGAATGACCATATTTCACGGGTCATGCCACTGAGCCTGCTCTTCTCAATGGTTGCGGTATTTGCGGGTTATGCTTGGAGCATGCGTTTCTGTAACACGCCAGTTTCAATGGCAGTGAATGAAAAAGAGAGTAGCGTCGCGGCTTCACCTTCTTTCAGCTATCCATTCTTTCTGGCCATACTGCCCATTGTAATTCCAATCGTTCTTATTACCCTTGGTGGTATTGCAGCTGGTTTTCCAGAACTTTCATGGCTTACATTTACGGGCCATCCTGTGAATGCTTTATTGGCTGGTCTTATTTGCTGCTGGCCTTTACAGCGAGCTGCGGGATTACAGCCTGACTGGAATCTTGCAGTAAAAAAAGCGTTGGAAACTGGTGGGCGAATCCTGCTCGTTGTCGGTTCTGGAGGAGCGTTTGGTTATGTGCTTCGACACGGCGGTATGAGCGAGTTTATTTCCGGGCTTCCTGATCTGGGTCATTTGGGGCTGCTGCTTCCTTTCTTGATGGCTGCATTGATAAAAACAGCCGAAGGCTCCGCGACAGTTGCCATGATCACCTCCAGTGCCATGGTAATGCCTTTGCTGACGACTTTGGGACTCGAAAGTAACGAAGGGCGAATTCTGGCATTTTTAGCCTGTGGGGCTGGCGCTATGACGGTTGCTCATGTCAACGATAGCTTTTTATGGGTGATTTCAGAATTTACCGGAATGGACACAGCAACCGCTCTCAAGTCTGTGACGGTCGCCACTTTTTTTCAGGGCATTTCGGTATTAATAGCCCTGGAGTTTTTTGCACTGTGGATACTTTAG
- the trmB gene encoding tRNA (guanosine(46)-N7)-methyltransferase TrmB codes for MSDSINSSDALDSVKETEQTVEPGKRREIKSFVLRQGRMTTGQQRGMDECWDKWGLELKDGTLDMAATFGREAPVVFEIGYGMGLSLAAMAGAETDKNFIGVEVHRPGVGSLLNEASTAGLTNVRTYNDDAVEVLKQCIPDASLSRVQIYFPDPWHKKRHNKRRLVQSKFIELLRPKLKVGGVIHLATDWENYAEQMMEVMSGAEGFTNMAGDQEYSPRPDYRPLTKFEKRGHRLGHGVWDLLFERTA; via the coding sequence ATGAGTGATTCTATCAACTCCAGCGATGCTCTGGACTCTGTAAAAGAGACCGAACAAACCGTCGAGCCCGGCAAGCGCCGGGAAATCAAAAGCTTTGTGCTGCGTCAGGGTCGTATGACCACGGGTCAGCAACGTGGCATGGATGAATGCTGGGACAAATGGGGTCTGGAGCTGAAAGACGGCACTCTGGATATGGCTGCCACCTTCGGTCGGGAAGCTCCCGTTGTGTTTGAAATCGGCTACGGCATGGGGTTGTCTCTGGCTGCCATGGCCGGTGCAGAAACCGACAAAAACTTTATCGGTGTTGAAGTGCATCGTCCCGGCGTTGGCAGCCTGCTGAATGAAGCCAGTACCGCCGGGCTCACAAACGTTCGCACTTACAATGACGATGCTGTAGAGGTGCTGAAACAGTGTATTCCAGACGCCAGCCTGTCCCGGGTACAGATTTATTTCCCTGACCCGTGGCACAAAAAGCGCCACAACAAGCGTCGCCTGGTTCAGTCAAAATTTATTGAACTGCTGCGTCCGAAACTCAAAGTCGGCGGCGTGATTCATCTGGCAACTGACTGGGAAAACTACGCTGAGCAGATGATGGAAGTCATGAGTGGCGCAGAAGGATTCACAAACATGGCTGGAGATCAGGAATATTCTCCACGTCCAGATTACCGCCCTCTGACCAAGTTCGAGAAACGTGGTCACCGTCTTGGTCATGGTGTCTGGGATCTGTTGTTTGAGCGAACTGCCTGA
- a CDS encoding DUF423 domain-containing protein encodes MANPYLLSGAISGFIAVSLGAFGAHGLKQQLPERLFNVWITGTEYQFYHSLALILIALLGLHFTDSKLLRWSANSFLAGIILFSGSLYALALTGIGWLGMITPLGGVAFLLGWLALALFAIFK; translated from the coding sequence ATGGCTAACCCTTATCTTCTGTCCGGTGCGATCAGTGGTTTCATTGCTGTCAGCCTGGGGGCTTTCGGTGCTCATGGCCTGAAACAACAGCTACCCGAGCGACTGTTTAATGTCTGGATAACCGGTACTGAATATCAGTTTTATCACAGCCTTGCCCTGATCCTTATTGCCCTGCTTGGCCTGCACTTTACTGACTCAAAACTTCTGCGCTGGAGTGCCAACAGTTTTCTGGCAGGCATTATTCTGTTTTCCGGCAGTCTCTATGCACTGGCCTTAACGGGTATCGGCTGGCTGGGAATGATTACGCCCCTGGGCGGAGTGGCGTTCCTGCTGGGCTGGCTGGCATTGGCACTATTTGCTATTTTCAAATGA